Below is a genomic region from Kwoniella dendrophila CBS 6074 chromosome 2, complete sequence.
ATGTGGAAGAGCATCTGCCAAACTTGAAAAGGTAGCTAATAGATCACCATTTATTACTCTCATAGCGGAAGTTGAAGATCGACGACAGACACCCGGATCATCGTTAGGTAAACGTAAAGAACATGATGATGTCGATGACGAAACGGAATCAGGTGGATTACAAAGAGCAGTCAAAAAGTTGATCAGACAAGCTCAATTAGAAGCTGATTCACCTAATACATCGATGACCTCAACTACGCCTGATATGATCAGACATGTGTCACAATCTCCACAACACAGTGATGATAAGCAGCCTAGAACCTCAggtgaaatgaaagaaagtgaaagaCCCGTATTTGATGCTTATCCAATGCCATTTAATCCCGTTCAGCCTACTATCACCAATGCGACTACGCCTACACCTACCGCTGGTGGTGCGAATAATTCTAATACTCtacaaccaccttcacatcAACCTTCTATCGATGGGAATGTCAATAGTAGCCATCCACagaatcaaaaccaaatacagcaacaacagcaacagcagcagaaCAGCGGATATGGTAACTTGATGGGAGGAATGAATAGTAGTAATAATGGTTCTTTCAATTATCCGCTCATGGATCAATATTCATCTTTCCCTTCATTTGATATGATGTCAAGCTTCACCAACCAAAATAACACAAACAGTGGAATATCTGGAGATGGATCAGGTAGAAATATGGGAATTCAACAGCAACCTAACAATCTAGATCCAGCTGTACAATCAATGTTATCAAATTATTTCCCATCACAAAATAATCCTTCGACAATGACTCAACCTGTAGGTTCAGCTGCCGTACCACAAGCACCAGATGATTTCTTATCTCGAGTTTTCGGTTTCGGTTGGgatgcttcttcttcttcagcgaATTCTTCAACGCAGaatcagcaaaatcaaaCTACAACTTCTTCTAGTACACCTATCCAACGTCAAAATCCAGAACataaccaccaccaacaacaacaacaacaacaacagtatTCCGGCGGTCAACCTCCACCACATCAAGCTGGACCAGATTCCCATAGTAGCCAAAATACAGGTTTTGGTACTTTTGGTACGCCGAATAACACTCAACAAGGTTGGAGTAGTCATGGATGGATGGCTTAGAAGTTATTGTGTTTATTGTTATTGCTAGATGTGTTGTCTCGGTTATAAGCTTGTTTATGAGTTCTGGTGAAACTATAGCTTGTTATGCTTTTCTGTTAGACCAAAATCTGTCTGTCTACTTGATTTCAATGATTGCAATGTCGTATTTGTATTTCCTGTATCAATAACTCATATCTACCATATCAAGAGATAAAgtataatatatatagagaGGGGTGTTAAGTCGTTAAAATGCATTATAATCGTTATTTGTTAAAAACTACTAGTTtatgataatctattttaTACTGACTGAATAGTTACTGGTAATGCGAACGAAGGATCAGTTAATATACCTTTACAATTCCACCCATAACAGATACTTCTCTAGTCTTTATCGACCATTCATTATACTTATATCATTAGTCTAGGATTTTATCCACTATCCACTGGATATATGCCTAAAACATTTGTTGATTATTCATATGCttcatttcctctttttctctctcgTAATTATCCTCGAaatattctgataattcaaataagTCTAATATTTCttaatcaacaatattaaaAATCAAATGTTTTTTATTCCCAATTCttaaaaaagctaaatcaccattattaaTTAAACTAGTCCTTGTAATCTCTATACGTGGATCAGTAAtcttttgattatttataaAAATTGATCTTTGTGAaatgaattttgatgattctgatcttgatttacataaaccaaattcaactaaaatttttgatattggtttATTTTTAATTTTTGAAAATGGGATTTTATAAAGTCTAGAATCATTTTGGAAAGCATATAAAACTTTTTCAGTTGATATTGTAGTCTTTTTATTATCTTtcgacgaagaagaagatggagatggaAACAAAATTTCAGTAGCTAATAATGCTCTTGATAATCCATCATCtgaaaaacaatatatatcaaatacGTCAGATATCGCAAAAAACCAAATTCCCGACCAAAAACTTGAAACTTACCGCCATGCACTAATTCTGTTACTTCAGAAGCTAACAGCCTCTGGGGTTTTCTTAATGATCTCGATTTCTGTTGGAAGTATCAGCATTGCAATTTGACGTATCTTAATTGTAAATCCTCGAACGGCATCGTCCAGACTCACCTCGTGCTCAGCCATAATACTCTCAATTTGCTCGATAGGAAGGAAAGTGAAtaattttagatattttgcaacatcttcatctgtagTTCTCAGAAAGAACTGTATCACAAACCATATTGACATCAGCTTCTCACGCCATGCAAAATCCATTCGAGTTGGCACATGATAACGTAGACCAGCTTAAGGCTACATAAAAGCTTACCTGATAAAACTCGGCAGGACTAGTCCTTCTTTCATCTAACCAAACAGCATTACCAGCAGATTTACCGAATTTTTCACCTGTACTTGTAGTCAATAAAGGTATAGTTATACCATAAGCTTCTACATCCAATTCTTCTGCagtttccttttcttcttcaacttgtttgGTATTCTGTTCGGTTATCTTTTCTGTACTTATACTttcgatttgattttgattttgattttgatctttcgAATGAGTCctctttatcaaatcaattccAGAAACTATATTTCCCCATTGATCTGAACCACCTAATTGTATTTTACATCCAAATTCCTTGAACAAATGTGAAAAATCATATGCTTGTAATAGTTGATAAGTAAATTCTGTAAATGATATTCCTGAATCCGATGTAAGTCGATTTTTGACACTATGCAACCATGAAAAGGTCAACAAGATTGCGTTAGCTAATGACAAATCATTGTGATGCAGGTCAATTCGAAATGGAGGGATACTTCTCCGGTCTTCGATAACTAGTAAAATTATATTCATGAAATAAATAACTTACCTATCTCTTGAAAGCATAACACCAActcttgataatttacctggacCTCTTAAAAAATCTAATAATGAAACATTTTTAGTCCATTCATAGTTATTTACAACTTTGATACCTAATTCCTTTTCGttattttgatctttatttttattttgatttataattTCGATTCCTCTTTTTTGTAAATATGATGAACCAGTTTCAAAAAATCGATGTACTTGATTCGTTATCCCTCTTACGTTTActgctaattcttcttcagttaaagcttttctttctgttgatCGACCAGATGGATCACCTATTGATCCTGTTGCACCTCCAAtctaaatatatataatcctGATATTAGCTAGAAAATCTTTGTCACATCCTCTTTCCAACTTgaaaaaaaaggatatatgATTATCGGAAGGATATGATAACTCACTAGACATATCGATTGATGTCCTTTAGATTGAAAGTGTAATAAGCCcaataaaggtaataaatttCCAACATgtaatgaagatgctgatggATCTACACCTGAATATATCGTTGTTGGGTTTTCGACATGTTGGTGTAATTTCGGACTATTCCGTGAGTAACAGTAATGAGTCAGAATACATACGGTATGTCCAAAACAGCTGTCTATCGTATTGATGGAGCGAGATCAGGAAGTATGGAGCTCACCTCGTCAAAGCAGCAACGAATCCTCTTTCTTCCAATTCCTGTATGACTGATTTAGACTGTGTTTGAATATATTGTCGAAGCAATTTATTTACCTGTCGAGCATGACAGGGTCGACgtaaagatgataagaagGGATTCGGCATTTTGGTACGGTGCAGGTTATGCTATATTGTCATTCGCAGTATGTATTTCCGGTATACTTGAATCAAATCTATGAAGCTCAAGATGATTTCTGTAATATATTACGAACTTATTTCGATTATTCTGAACATTACCTAGGTAGCATCTTAAACATTTCATCCTTCGGCAAAAACAGTCGAATCAAATTATGATGACATCATCACTTATTCTTAGCACTGGTCCAAATAATGGCACACCAAAACGTCAAGGTCGATTCAATGATAGcaaaatgaaatttgattATGCATGCAAACACTATCAATGGTTCTTCTCTATGAAACGAGCCAAAACAGAACGAGATTTGCTACTGGGAATCATTTTGTATCTGTATCAACTGTATGTTGAGTGCTTCTCGAAATATTATACTTCAGCAGCTCTTCAATCGTACTAGCAGCTTCAGATAAGTCTGATTGAAGGGATTGGATagtttcatcatctttccttttctgcGCTCTGAGGAGTTTTACACGTTCTCTAAGAGTTTCGACTTCAAATTCCAAGCCTGATGTATAGTCAGAATGAAGACGTTCAATTTGAGATGGGTCAGTTTCGGCACCAGGGATACAGGCTAGTTCAGGAtcgttgaaattgatctCATTCCCCTTCTCGGAGCTTGTTTGGGCATCTATTCGTGAGAACAACCTAGCAGTTCCTTGGCTGTCGGGACTCCTCGTTATGGTGGTATCAAGTGATAGATTCTTATGTTTCTTGAGTAGGCCGGTGAATCGAGAAGTTTTGGATCGTTTGGAAggagaggaagaaggttcGGTCATTTTGTTCAAGTCGttgatttttgataaaaCGAAGGAAGTTTTGGTTTAGACAGAATTAATATGAATCGAGATAGTCAGGTGGTCGGAGTAGGAAGCTGATGTATAGGTGTTTCTTACTGAAGGTCATTTATATAAGCATTTTGCAGACAGTATTTCAAGCAGAACTCCAAAAAATTACCAAATAGGGTGTTATTTGTGGCGTAAGAATCGGCTTCCTGTATCAAAGGACGACTACAGGTTTTTACAACGGAAGGAATGATACAATTTTCAAGCATGTCACGTAGACAAGGCAAATGACGTCTTTGGCGATATGTACAAAACATACTTAACAAAGGAGGTGTTCAAGAGATATCAgagcaggtggtggtgacATACAACCTAGTAGGCCCGAGAGAGAGTGTAGGTGAAGAGGGAAAATAAGTCACTTGGAACGACCAAATGGTAAGCTTTCAACgttttgatgaaaattgatcaaaagagAATACATCGAAGATACAAAGTATGTCAAGGGAGATACGGAATGAAAGGAATGGACCTTCCTTCGTCAGAGAGTATCGATATTCCAAACAGTCTTCTTAAGCAGTGATGTCATTGACGAGGTTTTTACAGATAGGTCTAATCTGTGTGGACGAGGTTGATTGCTATAAATCCAATATTCCGAGCCAGTCAAAGTCATCAGTGTGAAGAGCCCATCAGCATACTGATTTGTATTCTACGTCTTTTATCAGTGTGTTTCAATATTTATGATAACGCACGCTTATCTCGACATAACTAATCATATGCCATATACAATACATACTGTTGTAAAGATATAAAGGAGGATGTAGCACCACATACCTATAGGACGAGCGGGATATCACAGATGGCTAAGACCTCCATTGCTAAAAATCATATACTGTATAAATTGAACTTGTTGGGGAAGGTGATGAGGAAGACGGTATTCGCCCGGAACTCATCCCACATGTTTCACATACGTCTTGGTCATAAGGCCAAAATTCTAACTTGTCCGCAGCCGCTAAAGCGACTTTTGGTTTGTCAAAAGAGTCGATAATCCAGGGCGGCATATGTGAAAGTCGtgatttattacctgttGATCTATTGAAAACATTGTTCACTTGCGCGGGATAAGTTGAGATTTGTGTGTCGGCCGAATCTGAAGGTGTTTCCGGAAGTTTGCCATATCCAGGATGTTGTTCTGTGATTTTATGATCGTTGAGCCATTCCGTGTCCTTAGACTCGAGAAATCTTCTGCTTTGTTGGCAGAAGCTGACGTTATGAAAAATGATCTTTTTGATATCGGAATCCAATCCTATGAACCTGTTATTATACCATCATGAAGCAACATTAGAATCAATAAGAACTCTATGTCAAAGCTACATATGATTGTCAATAGGCTTACGATGGATGCCTGGGTTTAAAATGACGATAGATAAATCGGATCATAGAGTCTTCTTGAAAATCACTATAATCGTAACAACGATCATCATAAAATTCCTCTCGACGACGGAAATAAATTACTATATTCTCGATACcaagtttatcaagattGATACCTTCGAGATGGTGAATATGCATTGTGAGCGTCTTTGGATAAGAGTATCGGAAAGCTTCTACCATTATTTGGTTCGCTTCGTTTTGCCAGGTATGATCGACGGTGTTGAAACATATACTCATTGCCGGAACGAGGGTACAGAAGGCTTTCAAGGTGCTATTCCATCGctctaaatcatcttctacttcgCATACTACCATTGAACCGATGGTGAGGTAAATCAAGCTATCAAACAATTCCATCTCTATTCCATCGTCATTTTCGTTTTTAGCCCACAATCCATGAATAATGTTGACGATGACTGCGAGACAAGCAGCATCAAGAATAACAAGTGACGTAACCGATTGAAGGAGATTGTATTTTCGGGAAAAAGAATTTTTGTcgtctttctttttgggttttcGTCGAGGAATTGATGAACCATGATATGAGGGTCCTAAACCATAAAAGAACCTGGGACAATCCTTCTCGGTAAGGACAACGTCTTCATATAAGGCTGGAACACAGAGGTGGTAGAGTTTACGATTGGTCCTGATAAGGGAGAGTAAAGTGGGaacatcatattcatcttttatgATATCGATTATATGGTGGATTATTTCCGAAGGTAATTTCCCTAGATTGGTTGATAGTCGAGTTACTTCTTGTCGCTGTTGTCGAGATGGACGAGGTGGCATTTTGTGATATTAAAGCTGAGTagaatgatgagaagaaagttgaaatgatcgagagaatgaagaaaggaagTTATGAATATCAGTCGATGTAGAATGATCAAACTTATTTATTAATTCAGGTAAGGATGTGTTCAATTGTATTGAAGAATAGTACGTATTCTACTCAAGTGTACAGTCAACCTCTGTGGATTTCACTGATTTGTGAATGAGATCATTTGTGTGTGCACGTGCTTCTGTAAATcagttgttgttgaatatgTCATCCTTTGCAagtgtgtgtgtgtgtgtgtgtgtgtgtgtgtgtgtgtgtgtatgCTAGTCCGTGCGAGgtatctttaccatcaacaactcTAAATTGACTCAATTTGTCTGTCTTTTCTTTCACCATGTTCCCCTTTTCGTTTCTTcatgtttatctttttatGTTGTTATACGAGCTGCATGAATTAAgtataaagatgataaaccGCGATATGAAAATTCAATCTACCTCCACAACattttatacatacatgaattcttctcttctatGAAGCAGCAGATAACTCAGATCCGTATCATGTCGCATCAACTTACAGCAGCAGCACTCGCTAGATTATCGATAAGCAACGTTGAACCATCAAGCCCGATGACAAATGATATTACACCTGAAGCTTTCAACAAACTTCTTCCTGTACATCGAGTCATATTGGaacatcttcaatatatGATACCCTCAAAGATAGTCAGATTATCTCGTGCTATCAGTGAATCAACATTAAATTCATTATTCTGGCATATAATCATTGGTTTGGGCAAGAGTCCCTTCACCTATCGACGAGGTCATGAAGACTACGTCAGAAAAAATCTTCATCGATTTCAACAAACCCGAACCTTACATTTACTTCACTGGAAATCGGTAGCCGCGATGTTGGAGATCTTGGATCAAGCTCAACGTCCTCCCAAGCGCGTATACACTCTCGATGATTCGCCTGAAGAACCTCTATCAGTAACCCTCTTCCCTAATTTGCAGTATTTACACATTTACTTTCCTCTGCTATTTCAAGGAATGGGAGACGATATGGAATTTTTTGTTCTATTTCATAAAGCACATGGTTTTAAACCTTCTCtaatcaacttcttcaagcaTCAATGTAAAACACAGAAGATACTCGTGGATCGCAGGGAGAAACAAGATAACCAAGAGTTAATCGATGAAACTGTACAGCTCTTTAACAAAAATCAAGTTCCCGAAACGGTAACACCTACACTAATCATCCGCCACTCAGCAGATATAGAGCACTTACCTCGTATAACCAGATTGGACACTCCATATACCTTGGTGCTTTTAGAGTTAGATGAAGCCAATCAACTTATCAGACTTGCCCCCATGAGCAGAGTATTAGAGATTTTATGGAACAATCGAGAAGACTTATTCATTTCCTATGAGTTACAACGACATTTTCCCAAAGGTATGAAAATAGCTGTATCCAACTCAGGAATACTACTGGGCGATCGAAGGGTTTCTTGTCAAGATTGGTGTCAAAAAATTGCTATAGCAGAATCACttattgaaaaagatgaatggTTCTGCCGTTACATCCTACCAGTAGGCGATCCAGTAAGTAGAGGTTTCGAAGCTCTGATATAATCCGTCAGTTTGATAGAACTTCTAACGATACGTTATGATTCTAGGTTGCTAAAACCTCTGCGGGCGACAATAGTGCAAACGATTTCGACTCAGAGGGCTACGATAGCTACGATGATGACTATTATGGTCATTCATGCGATTATGATTCATTTTACGGTTCCGAATAATTAATCTGAATAACTATGGCAATATTGACCTTATAGTTCCAAGTTTCAAAAACACTTGATGTCGCTTCTCGTTAACGAGATGGATTCTTgttcatatatataactCGTAgtttcttcaggttcatGCAATTGAAATCATGTACTGTATGCGCCTCATTAGCAGTCTCAGGAGTACGATCCAGCTCATGTATACTGTACAGTATGCCGTGAATTCAGCTTAGAGATGCCAAGATGATCATTCCAAAGGATAGTTATACATGGACGTACTACCTTTGGATTCCCATCAAATGCACACAaaacacacacacacacacagTATCCATCAATCACTTCTCATGGAATCGTTCGGCTGCCCCATCGATCGTTAGTTTCCGTAATTATGATTCAATCATTgttatctttctcttctttcttcttactgttttcttttctcttattTTAAATTGACATTCTTATTTCTGTATAGTAAGGAATATACTGTCGATAACTCTTTACCGTCACTCAAGATGCCCATTCCAGGACCCACTTCCGACTCACCTCTGAATTCATATATCGATGGAGTTAGACATGCTATTTCTCGCTCTCGTACATCCAATTCAGACCAAGAACCATTAATAACTGTACAAGCTTTCGCCAAATTATCAGAAGTCCACCATTTGGTGATCGAATATCTTCAAGACATGGTCCCAGCTAAGATGGTCCGATTGTCACGTAAACTTCACGAATCGACTATTCCCAAGATGTTTGAACATATAGTTCTTAGTAAGACAGGTAACAGAAATCCATTCCAAAGAAATAATTTCGATTATATCAACAAGAATatccaccatcttcaatataCCCGTACTTTACACTTAAGAAGTAAAGAAACAACTATGTTAATGTTAGATCTCTTCGATTATGTTAGTCTGATAGATTCTCTGAATGTATTTAGACCTCAGATCACAGAAGGTGGCAAAGAACGCTTTGAAAGCAAGGTATCGGCCATATTCACCAATCTTCAAGTCCTACAGCTAGGACCATGGATTCTCAACCGGTTCGATCAAGATATTTTCGATCAGACAGAGGGTACCACCTCTCCCGAAGCTAACCTCAATGCTAGATTCTGCAAGTTCTTCGAAGCACAACTGAATACACAAACAGTAGTGTTTGACATGATCGAAGACGTTAATTCCAGATTATTGGACGAGATGATAGAACATTTGGTTACAGCAAATCATTCCAAACACCATGAAGGTCAACCCAATAAACTTAATACCAC
It encodes:
- a CDS encoding tyrosine-tRNA ligase is translated as MPNPFLSSLRRPCHARQVNKLLRQYIQTQSKSVIQELEERGFVAALTSPKLHQHVENPTTIYSGVDPSASSLHVGNLLPLLGLLHFQSKGHQSICLIGGATGSIGDPSGRSTERKALTEEELAVNVRGITNQVHRFFETGSSYLQKRGIEIINQNKNKDQNNEKELGIKVVNNYEWTKNVSLLDFLRGPGKLSRVGVMLSRDSVKNRLTSDSGISFTEFTYQLLQAYDFSHLFKEFGCKIQLGGSDQWGNIVSGIDLIKRTHSKDQNQNQNQIESISTEKITEQNTKQVEEEKETAEELDVEAYGITIPLLTTSTGEKFGKSAGNAVWLDERRTSPAEFYQFFLRTTDEDVAKYLKLFTFLPIEQIESIMAEHEKSRSLRKPQRLLASEVTELVHGDDGLSRALLATEILFPSPSSSSSKDNKKTTISTEKVLYAFQNDSRLYKIPFSKIKNKPISKILVEFGLCKSRSESSKFISQRSIFINNQKITDPRIEITRTSLINNGDLAFLRIGNKKHLIFNIVD